One stretch of Corallococcus soli DNA includes these proteins:
- a CDS encoding discoidin domain-containing protein has translation MKRAFAAVAMLVSMLAASPAQAQTNVALNRPTTTSSAEGNFLGQYAVDGDGGTRWGSAFTNNEWITVDLGQTRTISRVVLTWEAGYATGYKIQVSANGTAFTDALTITHGDGAVDDLTLPAGTTGRYVRMQGVARAGAYGYSLWEFAIYETGGTPPPTNADLARNRPATASSVEGNSEYLVPGFAFDGLGTTRWASIPAVDPQWIRVDLGSSQVVGRVVLDWEGAYGKTYTIDGSNDDAQWTTLNTVTNGAAGRREIPVSGTYRYLRMRGTERGTGYGYSLWSFEVYESGGTNPPPTQTTNQTIKLNFPELAYAKINVSPAPLSVTPAPEEGNTTPSVRNPPGPFTYQLTFPPNTTVTLSKNQFSPTQPNTDIRLAVVDFNGNLQRGQSVSALAVQGADWNVEIFSTGNGPTDPRDPTIIPDPYVAPAPLPVTGAFRLVTPTNNTMVTTTRRPTLTWAPVTGATNYTLYVNLTRNDYDWMAPGSLLERYTQVASQTGTSFTFTEDLPDRWTYKWYVVATLPGSTSRSDIGNFSVYLPTVETQADGVNLINGSRDLNKNGTIEPYENWRNPISVRVSDLMGRMTLHEKAMQMFYDAKEYPLAGFQMGPLSPTDIAMFQRASAATRLGIPHIDAGDSIHGYKTSWPTQPALAASRDLDTVYEMGDIQRREQIAIGSRGTLSPLAEVNTKVLYPRTQEGNGEDAELASGITRALIAGLQGGPEVNPNSIWVTTKHWPGQGAGGEAGITYDGTTIHYHMRPWHAAIEAGTSGIMPGYAGSWLLGPEGYGAGDNPGILNYLRQKLKYDGVICSDWLPSGAWVRSATAGSDVMGGATPSAMANFENEVPLARINDSVRRILDLKFRLGIFEDPYKNGPAGTSEWHTATSKAAVRRASQGAMTLLKNDGALPLRLPAGGKIVIAGPRADDMSCMVTWRSDFHGYEFGDPTIYAAVKARAEAAGLTVYKDNAPAGVTPDAAIVVVGESYFTHGTEWDKEKPYLPGDPIGPAHDAKWGDQFGIINGFKSRGIPTTTVMIMPRPYILTNVMPISNAFLIAYRPGDMGGLAVADVLFGDVLPRGKTPWQLPRAMSQIGTDVESDQLERWDLPYDLGATAAERATIRAKIAAGEHIEPIYGNPLFQYGAGLQGFGLTDATAPVAFSLLTPANNVVITGTRPAFTWNASSDPQTGIQRYEVFIDGNPAPVAITRTPSAPLESLKLANGTHTWFVKAFNWANGVTQSPTFTFTLNDTTPPAAFAALSPSAGQAVPGASTRFIWEQTTDVGAGVAQYVLVVDGADRSPSILRSAATPAGTNLAKGKNVAATSSEFGSPNDAVDGVLTTRWSSVGTATTGDTDSITVDLGAIYSLKRILLNWEAAYGRRYVLETSLDGATHWVALKTVDTGDGGIDDWTGLTGVGRYVRMRGVQRATAYGYSLWEFEVYGVGTEQTTVNGLPTGSHSWRVRAVDGANNATLSSGPVTFTK, from the coding sequence TTGAAGCGGGCCTTCGCCGCGGTCGCGATGCTGGTGTCCATGCTGGCCGCGTCACCGGCCCAGGCCCAGACGAACGTCGCGTTGAACCGGCCCACCACGACGTCCTCCGCGGAAGGCAACTTCCTGGGGCAGTACGCGGTGGACGGCGACGGCGGCACGCGCTGGGGCAGCGCCTTCACGAACAACGAGTGGATCACCGTGGACCTGGGGCAGACGCGCACGATCTCGCGCGTGGTGCTGACCTGGGAGGCCGGCTACGCCACGGGCTACAAGATCCAGGTGTCCGCCAACGGCACGGCCTTCACGGACGCGCTCACCATCACCCATGGCGACGGCGCGGTGGACGACCTGACGCTGCCCGCGGGGACCACGGGCCGCTACGTGCGCATGCAGGGCGTCGCGCGCGCGGGCGCGTATGGCTATTCCCTCTGGGAGTTCGCCATCTACGAGACGGGGGGCACCCCGCCGCCCACCAACGCGGACCTGGCGAGGAACCGTCCGGCCACGGCGTCCAGCGTGGAGGGCAACTCCGAATACCTGGTGCCGGGCTTCGCCTTCGACGGGCTGGGCACGACGCGCTGGGCCTCCATCCCCGCCGTGGACCCGCAGTGGATCCGCGTGGACCTGGGCTCGTCCCAGGTGGTGGGCAGGGTGGTGCTGGACTGGGAGGGCGCCTACGGCAAGACGTACACGATTGACGGCTCCAACGACGACGCGCAGTGGACCACGCTCAACACCGTGACCAACGGCGCGGCGGGCCGCCGGGAGATCCCCGTTTCCGGCACGTACCGCTACCTGCGCATGCGCGGGACCGAGCGCGGCACCGGCTACGGCTACTCGCTGTGGTCCTTCGAGGTCTACGAATCCGGCGGCACCAACCCGCCGCCGACGCAGACGACCAACCAGACGATCAAGCTGAACTTCCCGGAGCTGGCGTACGCGAAGATCAACGTGTCGCCCGCGCCCCTCAGCGTCACGCCCGCCCCGGAGGAGGGCAACACCACGCCGTCCGTGCGCAACCCGCCCGGGCCGTTCACCTACCAGCTCACGTTCCCGCCCAACACGACGGTGACGCTGTCGAAGAACCAGTTCTCACCCACCCAGCCCAACACGGACATCCGCCTGGCGGTGGTGGACTTCAATGGCAACCTCCAGCGCGGCCAGTCCGTCAGCGCGCTGGCGGTGCAGGGCGCGGACTGGAATGTGGAGATCTTCTCCACGGGCAACGGCCCCACGGATCCTCGCGACCCGACCATCATCCCGGATCCGTACGTGGCGCCCGCGCCGCTGCCGGTGACGGGGGCGTTCCGGCTGGTGACGCCGACGAACAACACGATGGTGACCACCACGCGCCGCCCCACGCTGACGTGGGCCCCCGTGACGGGCGCGACGAACTACACGCTCTACGTCAACCTGACGCGCAATGACTACGACTGGATGGCACCGGGCAGCCTGCTGGAGCGCTACACGCAGGTGGCGTCACAGACGGGCACGTCCTTCACCTTCACGGAGGACCTGCCGGACCGCTGGACGTACAAGTGGTACGTGGTGGCGACGCTGCCGGGCAGCACGTCCCGCTCCGACATCGGCAACTTCAGTGTGTACCTGCCGACCGTGGAGACGCAGGCGGACGGCGTCAACCTCATCAATGGCTCGCGCGACCTGAACAAGAACGGCACGATTGAGCCGTACGAGAACTGGCGCAATCCCATCTCCGTGCGCGTGAGCGACCTGATGGGCCGCATGACGCTGCATGAGAAGGCCATGCAGATGTTCTACGACGCGAAGGAGTACCCGCTGGCGGGCTTCCAGATGGGGCCGCTGTCGCCCACGGACATCGCGATGTTCCAGAGGGCGTCCGCGGCCACGCGGCTGGGCATCCCGCACATCGACGCGGGTGACTCCATCCACGGCTACAAGACGAGCTGGCCCACGCAGCCGGCGCTCGCCGCTTCGCGCGACCTGGACACCGTGTACGAGATGGGTGACATCCAGCGCCGGGAGCAGATCGCCATTGGCAGCCGCGGCACGCTGTCCCCGTTGGCGGAGGTGAACACCAAGGTCCTCTATCCGCGCACCCAGGAAGGCAACGGCGAGGACGCGGAGCTGGCGTCGGGCATCACCCGCGCGTTGATCGCCGGCCTCCAGGGCGGCCCGGAGGTGAACCCGAACTCCATCTGGGTGACGACGAAGCACTGGCCGGGGCAGGGCGCTGGCGGTGAGGCGGGCATCACCTACGACGGCACCACCATCCACTACCACATGCGTCCATGGCACGCGGCCATCGAGGCGGGCACGAGCGGCATCATGCCGGGCTACGCCGGCAGCTGGCTGCTGGGGCCGGAGGGGTATGGCGCGGGTGACAACCCGGGCATCCTCAACTACCTGCGCCAGAAGCTGAAGTACGACGGCGTCATCTGTTCGGACTGGCTGCCCTCCGGTGCGTGGGTGCGCTCCGCGACGGCGGGCTCGGACGTCATGGGCGGCGCCACGCCGTCCGCCATGGCCAACTTCGAGAACGAGGTCCCGCTGGCCCGCATCAACGATTCGGTGCGGCGCATCCTCGACCTGAAGTTCCGCCTGGGCATCTTCGAGGACCCGTACAAGAACGGCCCCGCGGGCACCTCCGAATGGCACACGGCGACCAGCAAGGCGGCGGTGCGCCGCGCTTCCCAAGGGGCGATGACGCTGCTCAAGAACGACGGCGCGCTGCCGCTGCGGCTGCCGGCGGGCGGGAAGATCGTCATCGCGGGTCCTCGCGCGGACGACATGTCCTGCATGGTGACCTGGCGTTCGGACTTCCACGGCTACGAGTTCGGTGACCCGACCATCTACGCGGCGGTGAAGGCGCGCGCGGAGGCGGCGGGCCTCACGGTCTACAAGGACAACGCCCCCGCGGGCGTGACGCCGGACGCGGCCATCGTGGTGGTGGGCGAGAGCTACTTCACGCACGGCACGGAGTGGGACAAGGAGAAGCCGTACCTGCCCGGCGACCCGATTGGCCCGGCCCACGACGCGAAGTGGGGCGACCAGTTTGGCATCATCAACGGCTTCAAGTCGCGGGGCATCCCCACGACCACGGTGATGATCATGCCGAGGCCGTACATCCTCACGAACGTGATGCCCATCTCCAACGCGTTCCTCATCGCCTACCGCCCCGGTGACATGGGCGGGCTGGCGGTGGCGGACGTGCTGTTCGGTGACGTGCTGCCGCGCGGCAAGACGCCGTGGCAGTTGCCGCGCGCCATGAGCCAGATTGGCACGGACGTGGAGAGCGACCAGTTGGAGCGCTGGGACCTGCCATACGACCTGGGCGCCACGGCGGCGGAGCGGGCGACGATCCGCGCGAAGATCGCCGCGGGCGAGCACATCGAGCCCATCTACGGCAACCCGCTGTTCCAGTACGGCGCGGGCCTCCAGGGCTTTGGCCTGACGGATGCGACGGCGCCGGTGGCGTTCAGCCTGCTGACGCCAGCGAACAACGTGGTCATCACCGGCACGCGTCCGGCGTTCACCTGGAACGCGAGCAGCGACCCGCAGACGGGCATCCAACGCTACGAGGTCTTCATTGACGGCAACCCCGCGCCGGTGGCGATCACCAGGACGCCGTCCGCCCCGCTGGAGAGCCTGAAGCTGGCGAACGGGACGCACACCTGGTTCGTCAAGGCGTTCAACTGGGCCAACGGGGTGACGCAGTCGCCCACGTTCACCTTCACGCTGAACGACACGACGCCTCCGGCGGCCTTCGCGGCGCTGTCGCCGTCGGCGGGCCAGGCGGTGCCGGGGGCGTCCACGCGCTTCATCTGGGAGCAGACGACGGACGTGGGCGCGGGCGTGGCGCAGTACGTGCTCGTCGTGGACGGGGCGGACCGGAGCCCGTCCATCCTGCGCAGCGCGGCGACGCCCGCCGGGACGAACCTGGCGAAGGGCAAGAACGTAGCGGCCACCTCGTCCGAGTTCGGCAGCCCGAACGACGCGGTAGACGGCGTGCTGACGACGCGCTGGTCGAGCGTCGGCACGGCGACGACGGGTGACACCGACTCCATCACGGTGGACCTGGGCGCCATCTACTCCCTCAAGCGCATCCTGCTGAACTGGGAGGCCGCGTACGGCCGGCGCTACGTCCTGGAGACGTCGCTGGACGGCGCCACCCACTGGGTGGCGCTGAAGACGGTGGACACCGGCGACGGCGGCATCGACGACTGGACGGGCCTCACGGGCGTGGGCCGCTACGTGCGCATGCGCGGCGTGCAGCGCGCCACCGCCTACGGCTACTCGCTGTGGGAGTTCGAGGTGTACGGCGTGGGCACCGAGCAGACGACGGTGAACGGGCTGCCCACGGGCTCGCACTCGTGGCGCGTGCGCGCGGTGGACGGCGCGAACAACGCCACGCTGTCCTCGGGGCCTGTCACCTTCACGAAGTAG
- a CDS encoding Ig-like domain-containing protein, with protein sequence MPVFHGAPRLALCLLTFVLACGSTEPDPTPGEDDETDKVAALTLSPNGATLLVGESLTLAAHAVDSTGQVLKNVQVTWSSYLPEYVTVTGGRLKGVTAGGSVITAKAGTASATLSVIVMPYDASRPSSREVLASAREAGLINDEELLAYQVYAAFSDPRLPPQYKARVESGFDDTTLEALRERFDTLSAPMQEALGMYLLRPDDPGSWLNAPLPDTRLISQQSRPVCRPTSGGWHSLSRSYAKVKVWFQVGVGTQREQALILDEAMEKEIWPKLMALGLKEPLTDEAYSGCNGGSPHLDIYLMRNMTGRGLTVPEGYFNSTQAPTYILLSDSLVELEPTDATKIKSAANLKGAAAHELMHAIQWSYKTKDWQTRYGWIRDATANWAIDHVYEQKLQLEQDFADCFMSTPDLHLEDRSTGHCKRPGLRDAGRDYGAYLFFQFLAKKHGPKFVVDALEKLTTETSSLTAVDSVVPGKLEKAWPEFAKVLWNQAPIDTKAESFNTWDKLSEKVKSNALKGDLAGAPELKEELDDELNNLANSYDHFTFSDPNTRSLLFHNGWFKNITESKEPVKVTALWNDASGTWHEEDWSEYEYVGLCRDMKSQRAQDLIIITSNAKFAPGGGGSLKAAKTPYLKRSNVGCWKYKGTTKAAEMAPGWSGRGKILDANVEYQVLGAFATADYDHPSIPHTKRLGAFMIMPPSGDFTLDISYGFGGCNYTFGPTKYTLGTSGGVLLMNPFNELKSPDPDTQDWLSHASRAYRSALADGRIVSVAVSGRDCHGPELDSPGNILFTDSGEPSASPQLVKPNGELSGTFRMGDTTFDWTLQPQAEP encoded by the coding sequence ATGCCTGTGTTTCATGGGGCCCCGCGGCTCGCGCTGTGCCTGCTCACGTTCGTCCTTGCCTGTGGTTCCACCGAACCTGATCCGACGCCTGGGGAGGACGACGAGACCGACAAGGTCGCCGCGCTCACCCTGTCGCCCAACGGGGCAACGCTCCTGGTGGGTGAGTCCCTGACGCTGGCCGCCCATGCGGTGGACAGCACCGGCCAGGTGCTCAAGAACGTCCAGGTGACCTGGAGCTCCTACCTGCCGGAGTACGTCACGGTGACGGGCGGCCGGCTGAAGGGTGTGACCGCCGGCGGCTCGGTCATCACCGCCAAGGCGGGGACGGCGAGCGCGACCCTTTCGGTGATCGTGATGCCCTACGATGCGTCCCGTCCGTCGAGCAGAGAGGTGCTGGCATCCGCGCGTGAAGCCGGCCTCATCAACGACGAAGAGCTGCTGGCCTATCAGGTGTACGCGGCGTTCAGCGATCCCCGCCTGCCTCCCCAGTACAAGGCCCGGGTCGAGTCGGGTTTCGACGACACCACCCTCGAAGCGCTGCGCGAGCGCTTCGATACCCTCTCCGCGCCAATGCAGGAAGCGCTCGGGATGTACCTGCTGCGTCCGGACGACCCGGGGAGCTGGCTCAACGCCCCTCTGCCCGACACCCGGCTGATCAGCCAGCAGTCGCGCCCCGTCTGCCGCCCCACTTCCGGCGGCTGGCACTCCCTGTCGAGGTCCTACGCGAAGGTGAAGGTCTGGTTCCAGGTCGGCGTTGGAACTCAGCGCGAGCAGGCCCTGATCCTCGACGAGGCCATGGAGAAGGAGATCTGGCCGAAGCTGATGGCGCTGGGGCTCAAGGAGCCGCTCACCGACGAGGCCTACAGCGGTTGCAACGGGGGAAGCCCCCACCTCGACATCTACCTGATGCGCAACATGACCGGTCGGGGGTTGACCGTCCCGGAGGGCTATTTCAACAGCACGCAGGCCCCCACCTACATCCTGCTGTCGGACTCGCTTGTCGAACTCGAACCCACGGACGCGACGAAGATCAAGAGCGCGGCGAACCTCAAGGGCGCGGCGGCGCATGAGTTGATGCACGCCATCCAGTGGTCCTACAAGACGAAGGACTGGCAGACCCGGTACGGGTGGATCCGCGATGCGACCGCGAACTGGGCCATCGACCATGTGTATGAACAGAAACTGCAACTTGAGCAAGATTTCGCTGACTGCTTCATGAGCACCCCGGACCTGCATCTGGAGGACCGCTCCACGGGTCACTGCAAGCGTCCGGGTCTGAGGGACGCTGGACGCGACTACGGCGCCTACCTGTTCTTCCAATTCCTGGCGAAGAAGCACGGCCCGAAGTTCGTGGTGGACGCGCTGGAGAAGCTGACCACGGAAACCTCCAGCCTCACCGCGGTGGACTCCGTCGTCCCCGGCAAGCTGGAGAAGGCCTGGCCGGAGTTCGCGAAGGTGCTCTGGAACCAGGCGCCCATCGACACCAAGGCAGAGTCCTTCAATACGTGGGACAAACTCTCGGAGAAGGTGAAGTCCAACGCACTCAAGGGCGACCTGGCCGGCGCGCCCGAACTCAAGGAAGAGCTGGACGATGAGCTGAACAATCTGGCCAACAGCTACGACCACTTCACGTTCAGCGACCCGAACACGCGCTCCCTGCTGTTCCACAACGGGTGGTTCAAGAACATCACCGAGTCGAAGGAGCCGGTGAAGGTGACCGCGCTCTGGAACGACGCGAGCGGGACATGGCACGAGGAGGACTGGAGCGAATACGAGTACGTGGGCCTCTGCCGCGACATGAAGTCACAGCGCGCACAGGACCTGATCATCATCACCAGCAACGCGAAGTTCGCGCCCGGCGGCGGTGGGAGCCTGAAGGCGGCGAAGACGCCGTACCTCAAGCGCAGCAACGTGGGCTGCTGGAAGTACAAGGGCACCACGAAGGCCGCCGAGATGGCACCGGGCTGGTCGGGACGGGGGAAGATCCTCGACGCGAACGTGGAGTACCAGGTGCTGGGGGCCTTCGCGACCGCGGACTATGATCACCCGAGCATCCCGCACACGAAGCGGCTGGGGGCCTTCATGATCATGCCGCCCAGCGGCGACTTCACGCTCGACATCAGCTACGGGTTCGGAGGGTGCAACTACACGTTCGGGCCCACGAAGTACACGCTGGGGACCTCGGGCGGGGTGCTGTTGATGAACCCCTTCAACGAGCTGAAGTCACCGGATCCCGACACCCAGGACTGGCTGTCGCACGCATCGCGCGCGTACAGGTCGGCGCTCGCGGATGGACGCATCGTGAGCGTCGCCGTCAGTGGCAGGGACTGCCATGGACCGGAGCTGGATTCCCCCGGGAACATCCTCTTCACGGACTCGGGTGAACCCTCAGCCTCACCGCAGCTCGTGAAGCCCAACGGCGAGCTGTCCGGGACGTTCCGCATGGGAGACACCACCTTCGACTGGACGCTGCAACCGCAGGCCGAACCCTGA
- a CDS encoding SRPBCC family protein gives MLKKIAIGLAAALALLLAFIATRPDTFTLSRTATLPGTPDIAFGLVNDFHQWERWSPWEKLDPNLKRVYGGAESGTGATYAWTGNSEAGEGRMTIEESRANESVRIKLEFLKPFAATNTTTFTLKPAQDGTAVTWTMTGENGFMSKAFSVFFDMDAMVGKDFEKGLASMQAAATAEIAKRAEAEAARKQAEAKAAEEAATATEGAPAVAAPTP, from the coding sequence ATGCTCAAGAAGATCGCCATCGGCCTTGCCGCCGCGCTCGCGCTGCTGCTCGCCTTCATCGCCACCCGCCCCGACACCTTCACCCTGTCGCGCACCGCCACGCTGCCGGGAACGCCGGACATCGCCTTCGGGCTGGTGAACGACTTCCACCAGTGGGAGCGGTGGTCGCCCTGGGAGAAGCTGGATCCGAACCTGAAGCGCGTCTACGGCGGCGCGGAGTCGGGCACCGGGGCCACCTACGCGTGGACGGGCAACTCCGAAGCGGGCGAAGGCCGGATGACCATCGAGGAGAGCCGCGCGAACGAGTCCGTCCGCATCAAGCTGGAGTTCCTCAAACCCTTCGCCGCCACCAACACCACGACGTTCACGCTCAAGCCCGCGCAGGACGGCACCGCCGTCACCTGGACCATGACCGGTGAGAACGGCTTCATGAGCAAGGCTTTCTCGGTCTTCTTCGACATGGACGCGATGGTCGGCAAGGACTTCGAGAAGGGCCTCGCCAGCATGCAGGCCGCCGCCACCGCGGAGATCGCGAAGCGCGCGGAGGCCGAAGCCGCCCGGAAGCAGGCCGAGGCGAAGGCCGCCGAGGAGGCCGCCACCGCCACCGAGGGCGCCCCGGCCGTGGCCGCGCCCACGCCGTAA
- a CDS encoding cold-shock protein, with the protein MATGVVKWFNADKGFGFITPLGGGADVFLHRSAIKSDVFRALEAGQKIEFEVTQGTKGPQATSARPL; encoded by the coding sequence ATGGCGACTGGAGTCGTGAAGTGGTTCAACGCGGACAAGGGTTTTGGCTTCATCACTCCCCTCGGCGGTGGCGCCGACGTGTTCCTGCACCGCTCCGCCATCAAGTCGGATGTCTTCAGGGCCCTGGAGGCAGGTCAGAAGATTGAGTTCGAAGTCACGCAGGGGACCAAGGGTCCGCAGGCGACGAGCGCCCGGCCCCTGTAG
- a CDS encoding WD40 repeat domain-containing protein → MYAPSPLLTPDTARSLTRVRTLGEPDPSPHARLQWLGWDAASRHLLSVQGRGDAQLRWWDLASDGDSPRFTRPLAGGVAAWFLPDARTLLSVTIRGALQTWSVADGELLSTVETGMSVSGACLSADGTQLLLSAPGGRVLLWDLRRSWLVWRREEPAYLYGCALSPDGHFAAAGAAEEQEGNTVRASLRLWDARTGKLLGTHAFEHSNRTWTVAFAPSGGVLVAGTSSGQVVFLGLPDLCVLRSLNGPGAGALHVEFNRDGSLLAIGADTCAFEVRAVHDGRKLYADSDLDDMETSTVAFSPDGRFVSWGMDDGKVGLWAAARGALGPGGQRD, encoded by the coding sequence ATGTATGCACCTTCCCCCCTGCTGACCCCCGACACCGCGCGGAGCCTGACCCGCGTGAGGACGCTGGGCGAGCCCGACCCTTCCCCACACGCCAGGTTGCAGTGGCTGGGCTGGGACGCGGCGTCGCGCCACCTGTTGTCGGTCCAGGGTCGGGGCGATGCCCAACTGCGCTGGTGGGACCTCGCCTCGGACGGCGACAGCCCGCGCTTCACGCGCCCCCTGGCGGGGGGCGTGGCGGCGTGGTTCCTCCCGGATGCGCGGACCCTCCTGTCGGTGACGATCCGGGGGGCCTTGCAAACCTGGTCCGTGGCTGACGGCGAGCTGCTGTCCACGGTGGAGACGGGGATGTCCGTCTCCGGTGCGTGCCTGTCCGCGGACGGGACCCAGCTGCTGCTCAGCGCCCCCGGCGGTCGCGTCCTGCTGTGGGATCTGCGACGCAGCTGGCTGGTGTGGCGGCGGGAGGAGCCCGCCTACCTCTATGGCTGTGCGCTCTCGCCGGATGGCCACTTCGCGGCCGCGGGGGCCGCCGAGGAGCAGGAGGGCAACACGGTCCGTGCCTCGCTGCGGCTCTGGGACGCGCGCACGGGCAAGCTGCTGGGGACCCACGCCTTCGAGCACTCCAACCGGACCTGGACCGTCGCGTTCGCTCCGTCCGGAGGAGTGCTGGTCGCGGGGACGTCCTCGGGTCAGGTGGTGTTCCTGGGCCTTCCGGACCTCTGCGTCCTGCGGAGCCTGAATGGGCCTGGTGCCGGTGCCCTCCATGTGGAGTTCAACCGGGACGGGTCCCTGCTGGCCATCGGCGCGGACACCTGCGCCTTCGAGGTCCGGGCCGTCCACGATGGCCGAAAGCTGTATGCAGACTCGGACCTGGACGACATGGAGACGAGCACCGTCGCCTTCTCCCCCGACGGACGCTTCGTGAGCTGGGGCATGGACGACGGCAAGGTGGGCCTCTGGGCGGCGGCGCGCGGGGCACTTGGGCCCGGCGGACAGCGTGATTAG
- a CDS encoding cysteine hydrolase family protein: MAKPRQAVRKGATRERRSDTALLIIDVINDLDFPGGENVLPWARRMVERLAPFAQQMRQAGVPVIYVNDNFNLWRSNFADVYKHCTRKGSRGRTIARALKPSPDDYFILKPKHSAFFATSLVPLLEHLGTKKLMLAGIATNLCVFFSAHDAHMHEYKITVLSDCCCAESDKDHDLALDQLQRFLRVRVCRGDEVKPPRRSRRAATRRPPPDWK; the protein is encoded by the coding sequence GTGGCGAAGCCGCGTCAGGCGGTCCGGAAGGGGGCGACACGCGAGCGCCGCTCCGACACCGCGTTGCTCATCATCGACGTCATCAACGACCTCGACTTCCCTGGCGGTGAGAATGTCCTGCCCTGGGCACGGCGCATGGTGGAGCGCCTGGCGCCGTTCGCCCAGCAGATGCGTCAGGCGGGCGTGCCGGTCATCTACGTCAACGACAACTTCAACCTCTGGCGCAGCAACTTCGCGGACGTCTACAAGCACTGCACCCGCAAGGGCAGCCGGGGCCGCACGATCGCCCGGGCCCTCAAGCCTTCACCTGACGACTACTTCATCCTCAAACCCAAGCACTCGGCCTTCTTCGCCACGTCGCTGGTGCCCCTGCTGGAGCACCTGGGCACGAAGAAGCTGATGCTCGCGGGCATCGCCACCAACCTGTGTGTCTTCTTCAGCGCCCACGACGCGCACATGCACGAGTACAAGATCACCGTGCTCAGCGACTGCTGCTGCGCGGAGAGCGACAAGGACCACGACCTGGCCCTCGATCAGCTCCAGCGCTTCCTGCGGGTGCGCGTGTGCCGGGGTGACGAGGTGAAGCCCCCGCGCCGCTCGCGGCGCGCCGCGACCCGGAGGCCCCCGCCCGACTGGAAGTGA
- a CDS encoding polymer-forming cytoskeletal protein, which yields MRRSFLPTLLVACSLAVPALAAEPAKPPKAPVKRICVNVKDGSKAVQGTNLVVEPGDTLRDAVAVDGDVIVKKGAVVDNDVAAIRGRVILEAGARVKGDVVSLGGEVRVHSGARVDGSATALGGKLKLDKQEDVGGEKVSFSMEFNGEDLVKQLIGKALDEDQKCHILDDDDDDTDA from the coding sequence ATGCGCCGCTCCTTCCTGCCGACCCTCCTGGTTGCCTGTTCGCTGGCCGTGCCCGCGCTGGCGGCGGAGCCGGCGAAGCCGCCCAAGGCCCCCGTCAAGCGCATCTGCGTCAACGTGAAGGACGGGAGCAAGGCGGTCCAGGGCACGAACCTCGTCGTCGAGCCCGGGGACACGCTCCGGGACGCGGTCGCGGTGGACGGCGACGTCATCGTGAAGAAGGGCGCGGTGGTGGACAACGACGTGGCCGCCATCCGGGGCCGCGTCATCCTGGAGGCCGGGGCGCGGGTGAAGGGCGACGTGGTGTCCCTGGGCGGCGAGGTGCGGGTGCACTCCGGCGCGCGCGTCGACGGCAGCGCCACGGCCCTGGGCGGCAAGCTCAAGCTGGACAAGCAGGAGGACGTGGGGGGCGAGAAGGTCAGCTTCTCCATGGAGTTCAACGGCGAGGACCTGGTGAAGCAGCTCATCGGCAAGGCGCTCGACGAGGATCAGAAGTGCCACATCCTCGACGACGACGATGACGACACGGACGCCTGA